The following proteins are encoded in a genomic region of Desulfurococcaceae archaeon:
- a CDS encoding metallophosphoesterase family protein — translation MGCRRLDPALRKLHEKAIEQCKTHGEYRTLLENSLEVVKTPPRPGSYHKPGVVEISGRGKYVFVGDLHGDYYTLLSALNSLWSRLEEYVVVFLGDYVDRGYMQLETLSLLLNLKQEYCGNVVLLRGNHEPSTWLTPYPHDYPHHLIARFGAGAEALYELSLELFESLPLALVHNNVLLALHGGPPLSVLSSKDWREAFEIGKNTISRKSLEEILWSDPVDSNIYYTPSPRGAGVLYGAAVSKGALQLINGKLIVRGHEAVNGFKVSHEGLVITVFTSPLVYGFECGGVATFEHYEEECVGRLTRYCIHPNTAEELNTL, via the coding sequence ATGGGATGCCGAAGGCTTGATCCCGCCCTGAGAAAGCTCCACGAAAAGGCCATAGAGCAGTGTAAAACTCACGGAGAGTATAGGACTCTCTTAGAGAATTCGCTTGAAGTGGTCAAAACACCACCTAGACCTGGATCCTACCATAAGCCGGGAGTCGTGGAAATTTCTGGGCGCGGAAAATACGTGTTCGTCGGGGATCTTCATGGAGACTACTACACGCTACTTTCAGCGCTGAACAGCTTGTGGAGCAGGTTAGAGGAGTACGTTGTGGTGTTTCTGGGGGATTACGTTGATAGGGGCTACATGCAGCTAGAAACCCTCTCACTATTACTTAACTTGAAGCAAGAGTACTGCGGGAACGTGGTCTTGCTGAGGGGCAATCATGAGCCATCCACATGGCTTACACCTTACCCCCACGACTACCCTCACCATTTAATAGCTAGATTCGGCGCCGGCGCTGAAGCCCTCTACGAGCTTTCTCTCGAGCTGTTCGAAAGTCTCCCTCTTGCACTAGTCCACAACAACGTGCTACTGGCCTTGCATGGAGGTCCTCCTCTAAGTGTACTGAGTAGCAAGGATTGGCGCGAAGCCTTCGAGATCGGGAAAAACACGATCTCTAGAAAATCCCTGGAAGAGATCTTGTGGAGCGACCCAGTTGACTCGAACATCTACTACACGCCCTCACCGCGAGGTGCAGGAGTACTTTACGGAGCGGCAGTGAGTAAAGGGGCACTCCAGCTCATAAACGGCAAACTCATTGTGAGGGGTCACGAGGCCGTTAACGGCTTTAAGGTATCACATGAAGGACTGGTCATTACTGTATTTACATCGCCACTAGTCTACGGCTTTGAGTGCGGGGGGGTAGCTACTTTTGAGCACTACGAGGAGGAATGCGTGGGACGCTTGACAAGATACTGCATCCACCCTAATACCGCTGAAGAACTTAACACTTTATAA